A part of Geothrix oryzae genomic DNA contains:
- the ffh gene encoding signal recognition particle protein, translating to MFDSLTQKLSQAMKALRGQSKLTEANLEAVLREVRMALLEADVHVSVARTFLQRVKEKALGAEVMQGLNPTQAFIDIVHRELVEIMGGQAPEHPIAFAAKPPTVVMMVGLQGAGKTTTCGKLAVFLKKLGRSPLLVPADVYRPAAIEQLHVVAKDAGVPSFRTEEKDPVAICAAALAEARLKGWDTVILDTAGRLHLDETLMEELARIKTATSPDEIFFVADAMTGQDAVRSATAFHEKLGITGVVLTKTDGDTRGGAAFSIKQATGQPLKFVGEGEKLEDFQRFHPDRMAQRILGMGDVLSLIEHAKDKLDEKEAEVMAKRLAKNQFTLEDMRKQFQQVQKLGSMNKILGMLPGLGQMKEQLASVATDKRIKHLEAIINSMTPAERANHNLLDGKRKRRIASGSGRPVSEINQLIKQFVETKKMMGQMNDPKFMARMQRMAKMGGGPNLPF from the coding sequence ATGTTCGACAGCCTCACCCAGAAACTCAGCCAGGCCATGAAGGCCCTCCGGGGCCAGTCCAAGCTGACGGAAGCCAACCTCGAAGCCGTGCTGCGCGAAGTGCGCATGGCCCTCCTGGAAGCCGATGTCCATGTGAGCGTGGCCCGCACCTTCCTCCAGCGGGTGAAGGAGAAGGCCCTCGGCGCCGAGGTCATGCAGGGCCTCAACCCCACCCAGGCCTTCATCGACATCGTCCACCGGGAACTGGTGGAGATCATGGGCGGCCAGGCGCCGGAACACCCCATAGCCTTCGCCGCCAAGCCGCCGACGGTGGTGATGATGGTGGGCCTGCAGGGTGCGGGCAAGACCACCACCTGCGGCAAGCTGGCGGTCTTCCTCAAGAAGCTGGGCCGGTCCCCCCTGCTGGTGCCCGCGGATGTCTACCGCCCTGCAGCCATCGAGCAGCTGCATGTGGTGGCCAAGGATGCCGGCGTCCCCTCCTTCCGCACCGAGGAGAAGGATCCCGTGGCCATCTGCGCCGCGGCCCTGGCCGAAGCGAGGCTGAAGGGCTGGGACACGGTCATCCTCGACACCGCGGGCCGCCTGCATCTCGACGAAACCCTGATGGAGGAGCTGGCCCGCATCAAGACGGCCACCTCGCCCGACGAGATCTTCTTCGTGGCCGATGCCATGACGGGCCAGGACGCCGTCCGCAGCGCCACAGCCTTCCACGAGAAGCTGGGCATCACGGGCGTGGTGCTCACCAAGACCGATGGCGACACCCGTGGCGGCGCGGCCTTCAGCATCAAGCAGGCCACGGGCCAGCCCCTGAAGTTCGTGGGTGAGGGCGAGAAGCTGGAGGACTTCCAGCGCTTCCATCCCGACCGCATGGCCCAGCGCATCCTGGGCATGGGCGATGTCCTCAGCCTCATCGAGCACGCCAAGGACAAGCTCGACGAGAAGGAAGCGGAGGTCATGGCCAAGCGCCTGGCCAAGAACCAGTTCACGCTGGAGGACATGCGCAAGCAGTTCCAGCAGGTCCAGAAGCTGGGCTCCATGAACAAGATCCTTGGCATGCTGCCGGGCCTGGGGCAGATGAAGGAGCAGCTGGCGAGCGTGGCCACGGACAAGCGCATCAAGCACTTGGAGGCCATCATCAACTCCATGACGCCCGCCGAGCGCGCCAACCACAACCTGCTGGACGGCAAGCGCAAGCGCCGCATCGCCTCGGGCAGCGGCCGGCCCGTGAGCGAGATCAACCAGCTCATCAAGCAGTTCGTGGAGACGAAGAAGATGATGGGCCAGATGAACGATCCCAAGTTCATGGCCCGCATGCAGCGCATGGCCAAGATGGGCGGCGGGCCCAACCTGCCCTTCTAG